The sequence GCGTACCCGGCCAGGGCCAGGAAGAACATGCCGAGCCACAGGTTCCGGGTGATCCCGAACACCGCCACGGCCAGCCCCCAGCCGGCGACGGCGAGCAGGATCGCCAGCCCGTGCCGGCGGATACGGCCCTGCCAGCCGGAGAACAGCCCGCCGAGCAGCGCCCCGGCGGCCATGGCGGCGACCAGCAGACCGACCGTGCCGGGACCGCCGCCGTACCAGAGCCCGGCGATGGCCGGGAACAGCGCCCGGGGCTGGGCGAGCACCATGGCGGCCAGGTCGGAGAAGAAGGTCATCCGGATGTTCGGTCGGGTGCCGAGGAAGCGCAGGCCGTCGAGGACGGAGGCCCGGCCCCGCGCGCCTTCGGCCCGGTCGGGCTTCATCGACGGCAGCTTCCACATCGCGTAGAGCGCGGCGGTGAAGGTGACGGCATCGATCAGGTAGGCCGCCTCGTAGCCCGCGACGGTGACGATGAACCCGCCGAAGGCCGGGCCGACCATCGACCCGAAGGTCATGGTCACGGAGTTCAGGGCATTGGCGGCGGGCAACTGCTCGACCGGGAGCAGCCTCGGGATCATGGCGGACCGGGCCGGGCCGGTCAGAGCCCCGCAGACCGCCTGGAGTGCGACGACGGCGTACAGGAACCAGACACGGTGGTAGTCGAGCAGCGCGGCGGCGGCGAGCACGACCGACAACGCGGCGGCCGCCATCGAGCTGTAGAGACCGAGCTTGCGCCGGTCCACGGTGTCGGCGATCGCTCCGCCGTAGAGGCCGAAGACGACGAGCGGAACCAGCGAGAAGAGCCCGACGAGTCCGACCGAGAAGCTGGACCCGGTGATGTCGTAGACCTGGAGCGAGATCGCGAGGACGGTCATCGCCTGACCGACCCAGGAGATGGTTCCGCCGAACCACAGCCGCCGGTAGTCGGCGGACGCGCTGAGCGGGGTGAGGTCGGCGAATATTCGCTGCCAGAGCTGGGGTGGGGCGGTCGTCCGGGGCACGTCGGATGATAACCACCGACCGTCCGCCGCACTCCGGGATTTTTGGCCCCTTCACACACCGGCAACAGTCGCCACACCCGGCTCCGGCCTCCCGAACCGGGTGGCGTATTACCGGTAACTCGCCACTATCACCGGACATTTGACCGAATCGTCGTGCGCTCCTCCCCTCGTGTTCGGCTCATGATGAAAAGACTCGTATGTCCAGGGAGGCGTAGTGATCGAACCTGGCAACAGCACCACGAGCACCGGCACGACGCAGAACACGGTGCGCACCACCGTCCCCCTCACCGTCGGCGTGGAGGAGGAGTTCCTGCTCGTCGACGCCCGCAGCTTCCGGGTGGTCCCCGCCGCCCCGCTGGTCCTGGCGACGGCCGACGGACTGCCCGGCGAACTCCACCCGGAGGGCACCCGCTACCAGGTGGAGATATCCACCCCGATAGCCCACTCGGCGGCCTCGCTGCGCGCCGAGCTCGCCGCCCTGCGGCGCACCGTCGGCCGGGCCGCCCGCGCCCACGGCTGCCGACTGCTGGCCGCCCCCTCGCCGGTCATCGCCGTGGAAGGGCCGCTGCACCTGACCGACGACGAGCCGCGCCAGCGCGAGCAGCACCGCCGCTTCGGCGCGCTCACCGACACCCTCGTCAGCTGCGGCCGCCACATCCACATCGGCACGCTCGACGTGGACACGGCGGTGGCCGTGTCCAACCGGATCAGACCCTGGCTGCCCACGCTGATCGCGCTGGCCGCCAACTCGCCGTTCTGGGGCGGCCGTGACACCGGCCATGCCAGCTGGCGGGCGATGGCCTGGTCCGGCTGGCCCTCGGCGGGTCTGCCGCCGCACTTCACGTCCACGGCGCACTTCCGGCGCTCGGTGCAGACCCTGCTCGGCTCCGGGGCGGCCCTGGACACCAAGATGGTCTACTGGGACCTCCGCCCCTCCGGGCACTGGCCGACGCTCGAGATCCGGGCGCCGGACATGTCCCCGGACATCGACTCGGCGATCCTGCAGGCCGAACTGGCCCGCGCGCTGGTCTCCACGGCGCTGCGCGAGATGGCGGAGCGGCGCCCCGAACCGGCCGTACGGGACGACGTCCTGCGCCTGGCGCGCTGGCGGGCGGCCCATGACGGCCTGGAGGGCTTCGGCCTCGACCCGTACTCGGGGACGGAACTCCCGGCGGCGGACCTCGCGGAGGCCCTGCTGGACCTGGTCGCCCCGGAACTGGCCGCCGCCGGCGACCTCGACCACGCCGCCAAGACCATGGCGAGCCTCCTGCGCGACGGCTCGGGCGCCCACCGCCAGCGGGTGGCGTTCGCCCGCCGGCAGGACCTGACGGACGTACTGCGCCACCTCACGGACGAGACGGAGGACTTCTAGGCCCGGTGGACCTCCGGGTAGGCAGAAGAGAAGCCGCAGGCGGGAACGGGCCGGATCCCCGCCTCCTCGCCTGCGGCCCACGTTCGCGGCGGACAGCCATCGAGGTGACGTCGCGTGAATCGGGCGGCACGGTCGCTTCGCGCCTCTGGGCATCCCCTGGGCGTCCCCTGAGGGGGATCTCGGCCGGAGTTGGGGCCGAACGCCCGGTGCGGCCGCGCGGCGGGCATGAAAAGGCCCCAGGTCAGAACGTTTCTTCTGACCTGGGGTGCGGTGGGGCGGGTGGGACTCGAACCCACGGCCGACGGATTATGAGTCCGCTGCTCTAACCGGCTGAGCTACCGCCCCTTCACGGCGTGGCGCGTACACGTGTGCGCGCCGTCTGCCGCAGCATAGCCGCTCATACGATCTCCTGCCTCGGATGCCTCGCATGATCGGCTTCGCCTGTCCAGAGAGACCGCGCTGAGCGCTGTCCGGTTCCCGGACGGGGCCACAAAAGAAAAGAAGAGGACCCCTCGGGGCCCTCTTCTTCTTCCTTGCTCCCCCGGCTGGACTCGAACCAGCAACCCTCCGGTTAACAGCCGAATGCTCTGCCAATTGAGCTACAGGGGACCGCGCTCCCCCGACTGGACTCGAACCAGTAACCTGCCGGTTAACAGCCGGCTGCTCTGCCAATTGAGCTACAGGGGATTGCTGCGGTGCATCGAACAGCCCACCTCCGGCGTTGCCGGGGGGCGAGTGCCCGTTGCGAGTCATAGATTAGCGCAAGCAGGGGGGTGCTCCGCCAATCGGTATCGACAGCGGGTCGGGCACCACACGACGAAGGGTGACAGGCATGCGGTACAAGGTCACGTTCGTGGTCGGACTGGCCCTCGGGTACGTGCTCGGAACCCGGGCCGGACGCGAGCGCTACGAGCAGCTGCGGAAGTCCGCCCGGCAGCTCGCGCAGAACCCGGCGGTGCGCAACGCCGCCGAGACCGCGGGGCAGACCGGGCGCGAGTTCGCCGGGAAGGCCTTCACCGCGGTGAGCCAGAAGGTCGGCGACGCCGTCCCGGACTCGCTCGCCGGGCGGGTACGGGGCCTGCGCGACCGGGTCGGCGGCGGTGCGGGCGAGGACGACTGGGGCACGAGCAACACCTGATCGGCAGTACACGCCTGGGGCCCACGGGATCCATGAGGTTCCGGGGGCTCCGGACCGGTCGCGTCCGGCCTCGCGTGCGGCAGAATTCACCGCATGGGG comes from Streptomyces virginiae and encodes:
- a CDS encoding MFS transporter, translating into MPRTTAPPQLWQRIFADLTPLSASADYRRLWFGGTISWVGQAMTVLAISLQVYDITGSSFSVGLVGLFSLVPLVVFGLYGGAIADTVDRRKLGLYSSMAAAALSVVLAAAALLDYHRVWFLYAVVALQAVCGALTGPARSAMIPRLLPVEQLPAANALNSVTMTFGSMVGPAFGGFIVTVAGYEAAYLIDAVTFTAALYAMWKLPSMKPDRAEGARGRASVLDGLRFLGTRPNIRMTFFSDLAAMVLAQPRALFPAIAGLWYGGGPGTVGLLVAAMAAGALLGGLFSGWQGRIRRHGLAILLAVAGWGLAVAVFGITRNLWLGMFFLALAGYADTASMVFRTTMLQAATPDDMRGRLQGVFIIVVAGGPRLGDFLAGTTADLISPTVAVTGGGLVCVLVLGLLALRWRNFARYDARSPEA
- a CDS encoding carboxylate-amine ligase, translating into MIEPGNSTTSTGTTQNTVRTTVPLTVGVEEEFLLVDARSFRVVPAAPLVLATADGLPGELHPEGTRYQVEISTPIAHSAASLRAELAALRRTVGRAARAHGCRLLAAPSPVIAVEGPLHLTDDEPRQREQHRRFGALTDTLVSCGRHIHIGTLDVDTAVAVSNRIRPWLPTLIALAANSPFWGGRDTGHASWRAMAWSGWPSAGLPPHFTSTAHFRRSVQTLLGSGAALDTKMVYWDLRPSGHWPTLEIRAPDMSPDIDSAILQAELARALVSTALREMAERRPEPAVRDDVLRLARWRAAHDGLEGFGLDPYSGTELPAADLAEALLDLVAPELAAAGDLDHAAKTMASLLRDGSGAHRQRVAFARRQDLTDVLRHLTDETEDF